Below is a genomic region from Candidatus Acidulodesulfobacterium acidiphilum.
GGAGATGGGAGCAGTTTTCGGCGGCAGTTCGCAGACTGTTTTCGGAGCGTCCGGAGCGGGGAATTTTTTAACTAAAGCTACGGCAGTAATAGCTATAATTTTTATGGCTTCTGCTTTTTTTATTTCTTATATTTCCGCCCAGAAGGAAAAAGGAATTAATATTTCTTCAAAATATACTGCGACAAAAACGGTAAAATCGTCTATGGCAGTCAAAAAAGCGCCGGTTAAAAACAAGTCTAAATAATTTATTAATTAATTTATTTCATACATGATGCCGAAGTGGTGGAACTGGTAGACACACCATCTTAAGGGGGTGGCGGACAAAATCCGTGCCGGTTCGATTCCGGCCTTCGGCACCACCTTTTATTTTAATTAATCACCTCTGCCATATTTATTATTTCTATTTTATTTTTTCAAATTTAACGCAACTTATTGCATTACCGTATTGCAGGTCAAATTCTTTTTTGACATCAAAATAATAAATTCTCTTAAAAAAGCGACATTATAAAGTTCAGAATTTCTTTCCAAAAAGTTTAAAGCGTCCGCTACGCTCATTTTAATTCTATACGGTCTGTTTCGTGTAAGCGAATCGAACCTGTTGGCGATAATAATTATTTTTCCGTATGTCGAAATATCTTCCTCTGTTTTACCGAAAGGATAACCCGTTCCGTTTGAAGCTTCATGATGTTCAAGGACGCCGTTTATTATATTTTTATTGTCTATGCCGTTGACGGTTAGAATTTCTTTGGAATATATAGGGTGCATTTTTATTTCTTCGGCCTCTTTTTCGGATAAACCGTTCTTCGACAATATTTCTCTGGGTATTTTTAATTTTCCTATATCGTGCGTCAGTCCTGCAAAACCTATTTCATATAAAGAAATTTTATTTGAAAAACCAAGCCTGTTGGCCAAAGCCATAGCGTATATACTTACGTTCATGCCGTGTCCCACTTCATTGTAGTCGTAGCTGGAAAGATTAAGCAAATTCATAAAAGCGAATTCGCTCATCAATAAATATTCTATGGTGGTTTCTATCGATTTTTTAATATTTTCCTGATTATCTTTAAGATTTCCCGTAGTTATAACGTATTCGGCGTAAATTTTTGAATACATATAAATTTTTACGGCTTTTTCTTCGAAATTATATTCCGGGGATTTTATAATGTATTCGATATGATCCAGCATATCGTTGTCATATTTATCTTTATCTTTTGTTTCTATATACAGGTTTTCTACGCCGTTATTTTTAAGCCTTAAAGCGTCGCTCTGAGAAAAAATAAGCGCTTTAGACCTGTATAAAATAAAATTATCTCCTGATTTTAGATATAGGGGATAATCGGAATTTTTACCGAATATCAAACTTTCTATAACTATAGGCGTATATTGTTTTTTTTCCATTTGTTATATTATTTGTATTTAAATAATTTCGGATTTCAGTCCTTTCTTGCGCACCTTTTCCGCAAATTCCTCGGCCTGCTTTTTTTCGCCTACTATAGTTCCGTAATGCATAGGTATAGACGTATCTGCTTTTATAACATCGGCAGCTTCGACCGCTTCGCTTGGGGTCATAACGTAAGTTCCGCTTACCGGAATAAACAGAAGGTCTATTTTTTCTTTTGACAGATCGTTCATTTCGGGTATTAGGTCGGTATCGCCCGTGTGGTATATTTTAACTCCTTTAAACGTAACTATAAAACCTAATTTTTTGTCTTCTTTAGGATGATAAACCTTCCCCGGTTCCCTGAATTTATTAATATTATAAGCCGGTACGCCTTTAATATGCAAATCTTTAAAATCTAAAGAATCCCCCGGTTTTATAATTACGACTTCATTATCGTATAATCCGTCTATTTCGTCGTTAGTCATCTCGTTCATAAACAGTACGGTAGAATCTTTAAGTATTTTATGGATATCGTCGGGTGAAAAATGGTCGAAATGTTCATGCGATACAAAAATGAAATCAGCTTTAGGCTCGTCTCCGTGTAGTTTGAAAGGGTCAAAATATAAATATTTATGACCGTCGCTTACTAAAAAGCTGTCGTGGCAGAATCTTTTAATTTCTAATCCTTTATATTTAAACATAAAAACCTCCTTACATGAATGTTATATATTATAATAAAAAAGCAATTAAATTAAACAAATTTAATTATTTTTTTTAATTTTATCATATATTTTAAAGATTTGTTAAAATTTTAATAAATTTGACTGATTAAAGTAAAGTAAGATAAAGTTAAATAAAATATTTATTGTAATTATGTACGTTTGTCATATATAATAATTTAAGAATTTTACGTTTAAACAATTAAGACTATAAATCATAAATTAATAATTAATAAAGGTAAGGAGAAAATTATGGCAAATTTAAGAATTGCGATTAACGGGTTCGGAAGAATAGGCAGAAACGTTTTTAGGGTTTTTCAGGATATGATTGCTAAAGGAGAGCAAATTGAAATAGTTGCGATTAACGATATTACCAATCCTCAGGTGCTTGCCCATCTTTTAAAATACGATTCCGTTCACGGCAAAGCTCCTTTTTACGTTGGTTACGACGTCGACCATATAATTGCGGACGACAGAGAAACATTGATAACCGCTATAAAAGACCCGTCGGAACTTTTATGGAAACATCTAGGCGTCGATTTGGTAATCGAATCTACAGGACTTTTTACTAAAAGAGACGGTGCGGAAAAACATTTAAAGGCCGGCGCCAAAAAGGTTTTAATTTCTGCCCCTGCGCATGATCCTGATGCCACTATCGTTCTCGGCGTTAACGATAAAAATTACGATAAAAGTAAACATTTTATAGTTTCTATGGCATCATGCACTACAAACTGTCTTGCTCCGGTAGCAAAAGTGCTTAATGAAAATTTTACCATAGAAAAAGGCAATATGACCACTGCCCATTCTTATACCAATGACCAGAGAATATTAGATTTGCCGCATAAGGATCTAAGAAGGGCAAGAGCCGCCGCCGTTTCCATAATCCCCACGACTACCGGTGCGGCGAAAGCTCTGTGCGAAGTTCTTCCCGAACTTAAAGACAAGCTTGACGGAATGTCTTTAAGAGTGCCAACGCCCGATGTTTCTATTAACGATCTAGTCTGTAAAGTTTCTAAAAAAACCACGGTTTTGGAAGTTAATTCAAAATTGGAGGAGGCTGCCGATACATATTTGAAAGGAATTTTAGGGTTCAGTAAAGAGCCGCTTGTTTCTATAGACTACAGGGGCGATTCCCATTCTTCAATAGTCGATTCTCTTAGCACTAAAGTTATCGGCGACGACTTAGTTAAAGTTCTGGCGTGGTACGATAACGAATGGGGTTATTCTACCCGGCTTGCCGAAATGGCCGTCTTCATGATGGAATAAATATATTTTATAATTTAGTAATGATTATATATAATAAGCAATAAGGAATTTGATGATGAATAATATAGTTTATATAGACGAAATCGACATAAAAAACAAAACGCTTCTTATAAGAGTCGATTTTAACGTCCCTCTTGACCAAAACGGCAATATTACAGACGATACGCGCATAAGGGCGGTCCTGCCGACTATTAATTATTGTCTCGACGAAAACGCAAAAATTATCTTAATGTCTCATATGGGACGGCCGAAAGGCAAAAAAGTTCCCGAATTGTCCCTTTTAGTCGTTGCTAAGAGATTAAGCAGGCTGTTGGATAAGGATGTAAAATTCGTCGGCGAATGCGTAGGCGAGCTGGCGGAAAGCACCGTTAAATCGGCAGGTTTGGGCGATATAGTACTGCTTGAAAATTTAAGATTTTACGACGAAGAAACTAAAAACGATGAAGAATTCGGCAAAAAATTAGCATCCCTCTGCGATATATACGTTAACGACGCATTTGCGACTGCTCATAGATCCCATGCTTCAAATGTAGCGGTTACGAAATTCGTAGGTAAATGCGCCGCAGGTTTTCTTATAAGAAAAGAACTGAACTATTTCAACAGGGCTATTGAAAATCCGATGAAACCGTTCGTCGCTATAGTCGGAGGAGCCAAAGTATCCGGAAAGATAGAAGTGCTTTCAAATTTAGCCGATAAGGTGGATAAACTTATCATAGGCGGAGCTATGTCCAATACTTTCCTTAAAGCCTTAGGGCACGACGTCGGAGCTTCTTTAGTCGAAGACGAAATGCTTGAATACGCAAAAAAAACATTAGAAAAAATAAGCGATAAAAAAATTAAACTTTATCTTCCGGTCGATGTGGTTGTTGCCGACAGATTAGCGCCCGATGCGGAAACCAAGGTTACGACTATTCAGGAAATTCCTAAGGGCTGGCTGGCTTTAGATATAGGTCCTGCTACCGTAACGCTTTTCACGGAAGCTATTCAAAATGCCAAAACTATAGTATGGAACGGTCCCATGGGAGTATTTGAAATGGATGCTTTCAGCAGAGGTACGTTTGCTTTAGTTTCAAGCGTTGCAAACGCTTATGCCATGACTATAGTCGGAGGCGGCGATACGGACGTTGCGCTTCACAGAGCCGGAGAATTTGCAAAAATGTCTTATGTTTCTACCGGAGGAGGCGCTTTTCTTGAACTTTTAGAAGGAAAAAAACTTCCAGGTATCGAAGCATTAATCGAATGTTCAAAGAAAAATAACTTAAAACCGCAAATTTAAAAATTAAATTTAATCTTAATGAAGAAAAAAATAATAATTTTAATATCTGTTTTCTTTCCTGTCTTAATTTTAGACCAATTATTAAAATATATAATCAATAATAAAATATCGTTAATCGGAAAAATTACGGTAATAAAGCATTATTTTAATATAGTGCATGTCGATAATACCGGCGTCGCTTTCGGGCTTATGAGCGGATATTCGAATATCCTGATTATACTTCTTACTGCTTTAATAATTGCGGCGTTAATATATTTTTTATTTAAAACAAAAATAAATTCCAATTTACTGTTTATATCTTCCTCGTTAATTATTTCCGGAGCTTTTTCAAATCTTTTGAGCAGAATATTTCAGGGATATGTAGTAGATTTTCTCGACTTTCATATTTATGCCTATCACTGGCCCAGTTTTAATGTTGCCGACAGCTGCGTAGTAGTCGGAACTATATTGTTTTTTATATCTATCATGAAATATATTTAAATCTTTTATATATCTTCTATATTTAATTTAATTACGGTTTTTATATGTATAATTTTAAAGAAATAGAAAAAAAATGGCAAAATATATGGGAAAACGATAAAGTTTTTTTTGTTAAAAATGAAAAAAATTCTTTAAACGTTCCTAAATTTTACTGTTTAGAAATGTTTCCTTATCCTTCCGGAAGAATACACATGGGACATGTCAGAAACTATGCTATAGGCGACGCGATAGCCAGGTTTAAACGTATAAAGGGTTATAACGTCCTTCACCCCATAGGTTTCGACAGTTTTGGACTTCCCGCCGAAAACGCAGCGATAAAGCATAAGACTAATCCTGCCGAATGGACTAAAAGCAATATAGAATATATGATAAAACAGCTTAAAGAATTGGGTTTTTCTTACGATTGGAGCAGGCTCGTAATTACTTCGGAACCTGAATATTATGGATGGGAGCAGCTGTTTTTTTTGCGTATGTATAAAAAAGGTTTAGCTTACAAGAAGAATTCCTTAGTTAACTGGTGCGAATCATGCAATACTACCCTTGCCAACGAACAAGTCGAAGACGGAAAGTGCTGGAGGTGCGGCAAGGACGTAACGGTCAAAAATATGGACCAGTGGTTTTTGAAAATTACGGACTATGCGGAAGAACTGCTTAAAGATATAGATACTTTGGAAGGCTGGCCGGATAAAGTAAAAACTATGCAAAAAAACTGGATAGGCAAAAGTTCAGGTTTAACGGTAATTTTTAAAATCGCCGGTTCAGGCGAAAATTTCATAGAGATATTTACTACGCGTCCCGATACCATATTCGGCGCAACCTATATTGCTATGTCTCCGCTTCATCCCGCCGCTAAAAGTTTAATAAAAAATTCAAAAGATTTAGAAAAATTAGAAACAATGAAGCATAATTCTTTGGTATCTAAAGACGTTTCCGAAAAAGAAGGATTTTTTACCGGTTCTTATGCCGTTAATCCGTTTACTAATAAAACGATACCAGTATTTATAGCAAATTTTGTATTGATGGATTACGGAACAGGCGCTATTATGTCGGTTCCCGCGCACGATGCAAGAGATTATGAATTCGCAAAAAAATACGGAATAGAAATAATGCAAGTTATAGAACCGACAAAAGAAGGAGCGAAAAATACTTTGGAAGACTTAGCGGGACTGCCTTATACTGACGGCGGAATACTTGTAAATTCCGGAGAGTTTAACGGGCTTAAATCCGAAGAGGCAAAAGAAAAAATAGCCGATTTTGCCGAAAATAAAAATATAGGAAAAAAAGTTACCAACTACAGGCTGAGAGATTGGGGAATATCGAGGCAGAGATACTGGGGGTGTCCTATACCCGTCGTGTATTGCGAAAAATGCGGAATAGTCCCGCTGAACGAAGACGACCTGCCTTTAATACTGCCCGACGACGTCGTGTTTACGGGAGAAGGAGCCTCTCCTCTTAAAAAGCATAAATCGTTTATAAATACAAAATGCCCTAAATGCGGAGGAAAAGCCGAGCGGGAAACCGATACTATGGATACTTTCGTGGAGTCTTCCTGGTATTTTTTAAGATATACTCTTTCCGAAGAAAAAGAAAAAAATCCGTTTAAAAGCGAAGACGTTAGATACTGGCTGCCGGTCGATCAGTATATCGGCGGTGTAGAACATGCAGTTATGCATCTTCTGTACTCAAGATTTTTCGTGAAGGCGCTGAGGGATTTAAATTATATAAAATTAGACGAACCCTTCAAAAATCTTCTTACGCAGGGGATGGTCATAAAAAACGGCGCTAAAATGTCTAAATCCAAAGGCAACGTCGTCGATCCGGACAGACTTATTAAAAAATTCGGCGCCGATACGGTAAGATTATTCGTACTTTTTGCGGCTCCCCCCGAAAAAGATTTGGAATGGAGCGATTCTGGAGTTGAGGGGGCATATAGATTTATAAATAAATTCTATAAAACCGTAGTCGATTTTTTCGAAATATTAAAAGATACGAATGGCAAATTTTATATAGAAGAATCAAATATTTCGCAATCTTCGCCCAATACGGCAAGTTTAAGCGTTTCGGCGTACGAAATAAATAAAGCCGTCGTAAATCCGTCGATTAAAGAATTAATTTACAGATTAAACGGCGTAATAGAAAAAACCGAAACCGAAATGAACGGACGCTATCATTTTAACACGGTTATCAGTTCGTCGATGGAATTAATTAACGCTTTTAACGATTTTACCGGAGCTTTAGACGGGGAAAAACTTGCATTATTAAATAAATCCGATAAATATCTGCTGAAACATTTTTTAAATTCAGTCATTTTGATATTATATCCTTTCATACCGCATGTCTGTTCCGAAATATTTGAAATTTTAAACGGCTCTTTCATAGAAAGCGAAAACTGGCCTGAAAAAATAGATGCCGGATATTTGAAAGAAAATTGCAACATAGCGGTGCAGGTAAACGGAAAGATGAGAGACGTCGTAACTGCGGCCATTGATTCGGATGAAGAGTCCGTCTTAAAAGCTGCTATGGAAAGCCCAAAAATCAAAAAATACGCAGAAGATAAGAGCGCAATTAAAAAAGTTATATATGTAAAAAATAAACTGTTAAACATTATAGTTTGAAAAAGGTGTCAGATAAAATTTATTTTATGCATACGAAAAGAAATAGTTAACGATAAAGGATACTGCGTAAAATACAAAGGTTATATTAAATCGTATGAATTTTAAAAAAAAGTCATTATTATTATCGATTATAATTATTCTTGCCGCCGGTTTTTCGACGGGGTGCGGTTTTAAAGTATTAAACGGCAGCGAGGGTTCCGTTACGTCGGGCTTGCCGGTAAGCAGCATAAGTAAAAAATCAAAAAATTACAATAACATATCCGAAATTTACGTAAAACCTTTTAAAAATCAAACTTATAAAAGCGGGTTGGGAGTATATTTTTCAAATAATATAGCAAAGTTTCTTAATATGCAGACGTATATGTTTACTTCAAACGAAAGCGGCGCTTTTTATTATCTGTCCGGAAAAATAACTTCTATACAAAATAACGTAATGTCTTATACGGGCGTAGCGGCGGCGGTTGATTACGATATTACCGTCAGCGTAACCGTCAGCATGTATAATACCGGCGGAAAGATAATTTTCAGGAACGTAAATTTTTCGTCAAGCGCAACGTACTATAACTATATAAACCCCCTTATAGCCCATAAACAAGAGAAAGGGGCTATAATAAGAGTTTCCAGGAGAATTGCAAGAAAAATAGTAATATATATAGAATCTAAAAAATTAACTTCTTGACGGTTTAATTAATATAGTTTTATCGTTCAAAATTATAATTTTTATAATTTTTTATTCTTTTGTATAAGACGAGCGTTATCTTAGCGAATAAATACCCGATTATACCGCCCGCGATAACGTCCAAAGGATAATGCTCGCCGTCGTAAACCCTTGAAAACGCCACTACATAAGCCAGTATATAAAATGTTTTTTTATGTTTGGGAAACATATAAGATAGGGCGACTGCAAGGGAAAAAGCCGTTACCGTATGTCCGGAAGGAAAAGAATTTTCTGTTAAGTGTCTGCCTAAAATATTTACGTGAACCTTTCCTTCTTCGATAAGAGAGTGAAGCGCTACGATGGGTCTCGGCCTGTGGACGGCTTTTTTTATTATAATGTCTATAATACCCGGAACTATTTGAGTTAAAAAAAGCAAAAAAAACGATTCTTTGAATTTTTGACGGTTAAAATAATAAACATACAAAAGTACGAGCCAGTAAACGACCCAGCCGTTGCCGAGATTGGTAACCGCCCTCATATTGTCGTTTAGTAAAGAAAAGTGGAAATTGTTATTGATGAGTAAAAAAAGTGCCGTATCTAAATGCAGAATGTAAGAAAGCATAATTTTTATTTTGATTTTATTATTTAATAAGATATAATTTTATTAGAATAATTGCTATATTGCAACATTAAAAGTTGTTTTGTTAAAATTTAAAATCGTATTCAAAGTTTAAAACTATCGGAGAACAAAGTATGCAGGCCGTTATTATGGCAGGAGGTTTTGGAACAAGACTTAAACCTTTAACGAATAATGCTCCAAAACCGATGATACACATAGCAAACAAACCCATGATGGAGCATGTCGTTAACCTTCTTAAATCGCACGGAATAAACGACCTTATAGTGCTTCTTTACGTTCAGCCGGACCTTATTAAAAATTATTTTAAAGACGGTTCCGATTTCGGCGTAAAAATTGAATACGTTCTTGCCGAAGAAGATTACGGGACTGCGGGGGCCGTAAAAAACGTCGAAAAAATAATTAAAGACGACGATTTTATGGTGATAAGCGCCGATATAATTACCGATATTAATATTTCAAAACCGATAGATTTTCATATAGGCAAAAAAAGCGACGCTACAATAGTCCTTACGCACGTAGAAAACCCTCTGTCGTTTGGCATAGTCATAACAGATGCCGAAGGCAAAATAACTAAATTTTTAGAAAAGCCGACATGGTCCGAAGTTTTTAGCGATACCATAAATACCGGCATTTACATATTAAACCGTTCAGTATTAAAAATGATTCCGGAAAAAAGCGAATTCGATTTTTCCAAAGACCTTTTCCCGCTTTTACTAAAAGACGGCAAAAAACTTTTTGGGCATATATCTAACGGATACTGGAAAGACGTAGGAACGCTTTCGGAATACAGGCAGAGCCATTTAGACATTATCGCCGGTAAAATAAATCTTAATATAGACGGCGAAAAGTTAGGAGATAAAAATATAACCGTAGGCGCAAAAAGCATAGTGGATATTACCTGCGATATAGAAAATTCTATTCTGGGTAAAGACGTCCATATTCTTCAAAACTGCAAAATTAAAAATTGCGTTATCGGAGACAACTGTACTATTGGGGAAAACACATCAATCAGCGGGTCGGTAATTGGCAAGGCGTCAAAGATAGGCGCAAACTGCGATATACAGGAATCTATCCTCGGATATAAAACTTATGCCGGAAACAACGTATTTATAGGGGCAGGAGCTGTAGTTTCCGACGTATGCCATATAGGAAACGGCGCAGTGATTAATCCTAACGTTAAGATTTGGCCGTTTAAAAACGTGGAAGACGGGGCAATATTATCCGAAAGCCTTATATGGTCTGACAAATGGAGTGCCAAAATATTCGGTCAATATGGAATAACCGGTCTTGCTAATTTAGAAATAACGCCCGAGTTTGCTTCTAAGCTCGGAGCGGCGTTCGGAGCAACCGTCGGCAAAAACAGGACGATATCGGTATCAAGGGACAGTCATAAAACTTCGCGTCTTTTTTCGAGGGCTATGATGTCGGGCGTTCTTTCCGTTGGCGTTAACGTTAACGATTTCAGCGATACCCCAATTTCAATAGTCCGCTATCAGGCAAAACAGTTTAAAAGTTCGGGCGGAATACATGTAAGAAAACATCCTTTCGATAAAAAACTTTTAAATATAAAATTTTTTGATTCTAACGGTTTGGATTTTTCTTCGCTTGGTGAGCAGAAAATAGAAAGACTGTTTTTCAGGGAAGATTATACGAGGGTCGGATCGGAAGAAACCGGTGAAATTTTTTATCCTACTCACGGTACCGAATATTATACCGACGGATTTCTTAAAACTATAGATACAGAAAAGATTATAAAAAGAAAATTTAAAATAGTAATAGATTATTCTTACGGTAGTTCCAGTAAAATTTTTCCTGCGGTAATAGGAAAACTCGGCATAGATTCCGTTCACTTAAACGCTAATTTAGACCAGACTAAAATAACGAAAACCGAAAGAGAATTCAAAAAATCCCTCAAGGAATTGTCGAGCATAGTAAGGTCTATTAACGCCGACTTGGGAATTTTTATAGACAACGGCGGGGAAAAGATATATTTATGCGATGAAAACGGCGATAATATAGACGGCAACACCGCTTTGACATTAATGGCCATGCTGGTTATGAAGACCGAGAAAAAGTTTCAATCTATTTCAGTTCCCGTTAATTCATCTTTTAATATATCTAAGATGGCTAAAGAACACGACTACGAGATAATTTACGCAAAAAATTCGTCTAGCTGTCTAATGGAAAAAGCCGGAAATTCAAAAATATATTTTGCGGGCGACAATGAAGGCGGCTATATCTACCCCGGCTTTATGCCGGCTTTTGACGGAATGTATTCGACTATAAAACTGCTGGAAATGCTTGCAAAACTTGACAGTTCTATAAAAAATGAGATGAGGTTTATAGAACCGACGTATTTTGAATACAAAAAAGTTCCTTGTCCTACGGAGCTGAAAGGTTTTATTATGAGGAAGTTTTTTGAAAAATATTCGGACGAAAATGTTTTGTTGATAGACGGAATAAAACTTATAAAACCTCAAGGCTGGGTTCTTGCGTACCCCGCTTCCGAAGGGGCTCATTTTGAAATTTTTTCGGAAAGCAAGGATAAGGATGCCGCCGGAGTTTTAATAAACGAATTCAGCCGGGATATCGAGTCTTGGAAAGCGGAACGGGATATTAGCGCACTGTCGTAGAGTCAGGAAAAGGAAAAAGGCGTCAAAAAGCAGGAAAACGAGGAAAATGGAACAGGAAAAGGTGTCAGGAAAAGGAGAAAAAGGTGTCAGATTTATTTTCCGCATACGGAAAGTAGCAATTAACTATCAAGGCTTTGCGGAAAATAAATCTGACACCTTTTTCCATCCCCTATTCACCTTTTCCTTAGCATATTACATATTATAATGATATAAGCACATAATCATATAAGTATAAAATAAGTATAAAATTTTCAAAAAAAGGAGAACGAATGAGCAACTCTTTTGAAATCGAATTTGGAACTTCCGGCTACAGGGGAAAAATAGCAGACGACTTTACTTATGAATCCGTAAAACTCGTTTCGCAGGCAGTATGCGATTTTTTAAACGAAAAATATAGAGGATCTTTTCCGTCGAAACAAATAGTAATAGGTTACGATACGCGTTTTTTATCCGAAGAATTTGCTAAAATAAGCGCCTGCGTATTTTGCGCCAACGGTTTTAACGTAATTTTCGCCGATACTTTTACCCCTACTCCCGTTATAGCGATTAAGATTTTAAAAGAAAAGGCTCTCGGCGCAATAAACATTACGGCAAGCCATAATCCTTACAATTATAACGGCATAAAATTCTCTCCGGACTGGGGAGGCCCCGCTCTACCTGAAGATACGGAAGTTTTAACTAAAAAATCCAACGAACTTCTTAAAAATCCAAGATATAATTTTATGGATTTTAACGATGCAAAGAAAAGCGGACAATTAAAAGAAGAGGATTTTATAGGCTATTATATAGAACTCGTAAAATCAAAGTTAAATTTAAAACTTATTAAAGAAAACGCAGGCAATTTATATCCTTTTATTACGTCACTGCACGGAACTTCCAAGGGCATAATAGGAAAAATTATCGGTGATGAGGGTTATGAATTTAAAGAAATATACGAGGGAAGGGACGCTTTTTTTGCCCCGGGATTTGCCCCGGACCCCTCCGCGAAGAATTTAAAAGATATGGGAAATATGATTAAGGAATATAATAAAGGCAAAGACGAGGGCAAATCTAAAAAAATCGCTATAGGGCTTGCAACGGACGGCGATGCCGACAGATACGGCGTACTTGACGAAGACGGCGAGTTTATCGAGCCTAATATTATCTTTCCTCTTCTTTACAATTATTACATCGAAGGCAAAGGGATAAAAGGGGATGCCGCAAGAAGCGTCGCAACGACTGCTTTGGTGGACAGGGTAGCAAAACGTTACGGTTTTAAAGTCATAGAAACTCCGGTCGGTTTTAAATATCT
It encodes:
- the gap gene encoding type I glyceraldehyde-3-phosphate dehydrogenase codes for the protein MANLRIAINGFGRIGRNVFRVFQDMIAKGEQIEIVAINDITNPQVLAHLLKYDSVHGKAPFYVGYDVDHIIADDRETLITAIKDPSELLWKHLGVDLVIESTGLFTKRDGAEKHLKAGAKKVLISAPAHDPDATIVLGVNDKNYDKSKHFIVSMASCTTNCLAPVAKVLNENFTIEKGNMTTAHSYTNDQRILDLPHKDLRRARAAAVSIIPTTTGAAKALCEVLPELKDKLDGMSLRVPTPDVSINDLVCKVSKKTTVLEVNSKLEEAADTYLKGILGFSKEPLVSIDYRGDSHSSIVDSLSTKVIGDDLVKVLAWYDNEWGYSTRLAEMAVFMME
- a CDS encoding HD domain-containing protein, whose protein sequence is MEKKQYTPIVIESLIFGKNSDYPLYLKSGDNFILYRSKALIFSQSDALRLKNNGVENLYIETKDKDKYDNDMLDHIEYIIKSPEYNFEEKAVKIYMYSKIYAEYVITTGNLKDNQENIKKSIETTIEYLLMSEFAFMNLLNLSSYDYNEVGHGMNVSIYAMALANRLGFSNKISLYEIGFAGLTHDIGKLKIPREILSKNGLSEKEAEEIKMHPIYSKEILTVNGIDNKNIINGVLEHHEASNGTGYPFGKTEEDISTYGKIIIIANRFDSLTRNRPYRIKMSVADALNFLERNSELYNVAFLREFIILMSKKNLTCNTVMQ
- a CDS encoding phosphoglycerate kinase, with the protein product MNNIVYIDEIDIKNKTLLIRVDFNVPLDQNGNITDDTRIRAVLPTINYCLDENAKIILMSHMGRPKGKKVPELSLLVVAKRLSRLLDKDVKFVGECVGELAESTVKSAGLGDIVLLENLRFYDEETKNDEEFGKKLASLCDIYVNDAFATAHRSHASNVAVTKFVGKCAAGFLIRKELNYFNRAIENPMKPFVAIVGGAKVSGKIEVLSNLADKVDKLIIGGAMSNTFLKALGHDVGASLVEDEMLEYAKKTLEKISDKKIKLYLPVDVVVADRLAPDAETKVTTIQEIPKGWLALDIGPATVTLFTEAIQNAKTIVWNGPMGVFEMDAFSRGTFALVSSVANAYAMTIVGGGDTDVALHRAGEFAKMSYVSTGGGAFLELLEGKKLPGIEALIECSKKNNLKPQI
- a CDS encoding phosphatase PAP2 family protein — its product is MLSYILHLDTALFLLINNNFHFSLLNDNMRAVTNLGNGWVVYWLVLLYVYYFNRQKFKESFFLLFLTQIVPGIIDIIIKKAVHRPRPIVALHSLIEEGKVHVNILGRHLTENSFPSGHTVTAFSLAVALSYMFPKHKKTFYILAYVVAFSRVYDGEHYPLDVIAGGIIGYLFAKITLVLYKRIKNYKNYNFER
- a CDS encoding leucine--tRNA ligase encodes the protein MYNFKEIEKKWQNIWENDKVFFVKNEKNSLNVPKFYCLEMFPYPSGRIHMGHVRNYAIGDAIARFKRIKGYNVLHPIGFDSFGLPAENAAIKHKTNPAEWTKSNIEYMIKQLKELGFSYDWSRLVITSEPEYYGWEQLFFLRMYKKGLAYKKNSLVNWCESCNTTLANEQVEDGKCWRCGKDVTVKNMDQWFLKITDYAEELLKDIDTLEGWPDKVKTMQKNWIGKSSGLTVIFKIAGSGENFIEIFTTRPDTIFGATYIAMSPLHPAAKSLIKNSKDLEKLETMKHNSLVSKDVSEKEGFFTGSYAVNPFTNKTIPVFIANFVLMDYGTGAIMSVPAHDARDYEFAKKYGIEIMQVIEPTKEGAKNTLEDLAGLPYTDGGILVNSGEFNGLKSEEAKEKIADFAENKNIGKKVTNYRLRDWGISRQRYWGCPIPVVYCEKCGIVPLNEDDLPLILPDDVVFTGEGASPLKKHKSFINTKCPKCGGKAERETDTMDTFVESSWYFLRYTLSEEKEKNPFKSEDVRYWLPVDQYIGGVEHAVMHLLYSRFFVKALRDLNYIKLDEPFKNLLTQGMVIKNGAKMSKSKGNVVDPDRLIKKFGADTVRLFVLFAAPPEKDLEWSDSGVEGAYRFINKFYKTVVDFFEILKDTNGKFYIEESNISQSSPNTASLSVSAYEINKAVVNPSIKELIYRLNGVIEKTETEMNGRYHFNTVISSSMELINAFNDFTGALDGEKLALLNKSDKYLLKHFLNSVILILYPFIPHVCSEIFEILNGSFIESENWPEKIDAGYLKENCNIAVQVNGKMRDVVTAAIDSDEESVLKAAMESPKIKKYAEDKSAIKKVIYVKNKLLNIIV
- a CDS encoding MBL fold metallo-hydrolase, whose amino-acid sequence is MFKYKGLEIKRFCHDSFLVSDGHKYLYFDPFKLHGDEPKADFIFVSHEHFDHFSPDDIHKILKDSTVLFMNEMTNDEIDGLYDNEVVIIKPGDSLDFKDLHIKGVPAYNINKFREPGKVYHPKEDKKLGFIVTFKGVKIYHTGDTDLIPEMNDLSKEKIDLLFIPVSGTYVMTPSEAVEAADVIKADTSIPMHYGTIVGEKKQAEEFAEKVRKKGLKSEII
- the lspA gene encoding signal peptidase II; protein product: MKKKIIILISVFFPVLILDQLLKYIINNKISLIGKITVIKHYFNIVHVDNTGVAFGLMSGYSNILIILLTALIIAALIYFLFKTKINSNLLFISSSLIISGAFSNLLSRIFQGYVVDFLDFHIYAYHWPSFNVADSCVVVGTILFFISIMKYI
- the secG gene encoding preprotein translocase subunit SecG; protein product: MIMFLTILLIVSAVFLVIVILMQQGKGQEMGAVFGGSSQTVFGASGAGNFLTKATAVIAIIFMASAFFISYISAQKEKGINISSKYTATKTVKSSMAVKKAPVKNKSK